GGACGAGGTGCGCGGCATCTCCGCACCGACGCTGCTGGTCCACGGCCGGGACGACCGGGTCATCCCCGTGGCCACCTCCCAGCGGCTGCTCGAGCTGATCCCGCGGGCCGACCTGCACGTCTTCGGTCAGACCGGGCACTGGACCCAGATCGAGCGTACCGACGAGTTCAACACGCTTCTTGTCCGGTTCCTCGATGGTCAGGGCTGACACCGCCGGCACGGGCTAGCCTCGTCAGATGGCAGCGGACCCGGACCACCTGCTCGTCAGGAGCACGCCTCGCCGCGCCGGCCAGGGCCGCGGCGAGGCGCTGCGGTCGGTCAACATCGCCCTCGACGTCCTCGAATGCTTCGCCACCGACAACGAGCTCGGGGTCACCGACATCGCGCGGCGACTCGGGATCGCCAAGTCCACGGCCCACCGCATGCTGTCGGTGCTGGGGAACCGCGGCTACGTCGAGCAGGTGCCTGCTACGGGCCGCTACCGTCTGGGTATCCACGTCTACGAGCTCGGCCAACTCGCCCAGGCACGCAGCAGCCTGCGCCACGTCGCTCTGCCGGTGATGCGCTACCTCGCCGAGACCACCGGGCTGACGGTCAACCTGTCCGTCCCCGACGGACCCGACGTCGTCTTCGTCGAACGCATCGAGAAGCCCGGCCTCGAGGAAGAGCTCGACCGCATCGGCCGTCGCCTCCCCGCCCACGTCACCAGCTCGGGCAAGGTGATCGCGGCCTTCAACCCCGCGGTCGATCGCGCCCGGCGCGAGGCCGGCTTCCCGCCACGCGTCAGCCGAACCGTCCGGTCGGTCGCCCACTGGGAGAGCGAGCTGACGATGGCCCGCCGCCACGGCTTCGCCACCTCGGAGTCGGAGTCCATCAACGACGTCTCCACCGTCGCAGTACCAATCCGCAACGTCGCCGGCCTCGCCGTCGCCGCCATCTCGATGATGGGACCCACCGAACAGATCCGCGCCGACATCCCGCGGCTCGCCCAACTCCTCACCACCGAGAGCCGGCGAATCGGCCGCCAGCTCTGATCTCAGCACCTCGGTCAGGGACAGCTGACCGGCCCTGCCGGGCATCGGGCACGGGCAACGGCGCGCGGGTTGCGCTAGTAGATCGACCGGCCCGAGGGCACGGGCTACTCGTCAGAAGCGCGACACCACCGACCAGTGGCGACTCCTGATTGCGGACACCCCGCGAGTAGGAACGGCTCGAGGAGCTATGCACCGACGTCGACCTGCTACGCAAGACTGTCGCGATCAACCAGAACGAGATCGACCACCTCGCGACCTTTGGCCGCCGACCGAGTAACCCTGGCGCAACCTTTGCGGGCGACGAGGGTCCGTCCCGCAAATCGATCCGCTTGCGGGAACTCCTCCTCTACAACTCGAGCCACCGGCTCCGGAATCTCCTGGATGTTTCGGGGGGACGCTGCCTCACCTGCATAAACGGCCCTTCCCAGTTCAGCATGGTTCGGGTCTGATCGCTGGCCTGCGTCGGTAGGGGCGTGAGCCGTCGGCGGCGAGCAGGATCCGGATGCGGTAGTTGGTGAAGTTGCGGAAGCCGTGGGCAAGTCGGCGGGTCTTCTCG
This genomic interval from Nocardioides palaemonis contains the following:
- a CDS encoding IclR family transcriptional regulator gives rise to the protein MAADPDHLLVRSTPRRAGQGRGEALRSVNIALDVLECFATDNELGVTDIARRLGIAKSTAHRMLSVLGNRGYVEQVPATGRYRLGIHVYELGQLAQARSSLRHVALPVMRYLAETTGLTVNLSVPDGPDVVFVERIEKPGLEEELDRIGRRLPAHVTSSGKVIAAFNPAVDRARREAGFPPRVSRTVRSVAHWESELTMARRHGFATSESESINDVSTVAVPIRNVAGLAVAAISMMGPTEQIRADIPRLAQLLTTESRRIGRQL